The sequence below is a genomic window from Flagellimonas marinaquae.
GGACTATTACCGACAGCGCAGTATCTGGGAACGTAAATATCTTCGATTTACCGAAGAGCAGGGCATGGCTCCATTGGATGCCATTGACAAGATCATAGAATATTCCACCATTCCCGGAACCAGCAGACACCATTGGGGCACCGATATCGATATTATTGATGGGCATCCCAAAGTCAACGGAGATGTCTTGGTCCCCGAAAAGTTTGGAGCGGACGGCCCATATGAAGGCCTAAAATTATGGATGGACGAACATTCGGAAAAATATGGTTTTTATCTAACCTACACCAACAATCCGCGCAGGCGTGGCTTTAAGTACGAGCCATGGCATTATAGCTACGCCCCGATATCGATTTCCATGCTCACGGCTTATAGAAAACTGAACATTTTAAAACTTTTGCAAAAGGAAGAGTTTATTGGTAGCGAACATTTTACCACGGGCTTTATAAAAACCTACGTCCAGGATAATATATTGGACATCAACCCTGTACTCCTATAAGGCTTTTTTCGTATCTTGAAACATCAAGAACACTAACCCATGAGAAGAGGAAGTTGGCGCATTCGCATCCTAATTGGTCTGGCCATTGTTGCCTTTGCCTTTGTACGAAGGTGCAGCAACCAAGAGGAAAACCCATACACCGGTAGAACCCAGAACATAGACATGACGGCGGAGCAAGAAATTGCCATTGGCCTACAAAGTGCACCAGAAATGGCACAACAGCACGGAGGCCTGTATCCCGACGAACGTCTGCAGAATCTGGTAGATGCCGTGGGACAAAAGTTGGTCAAGAGCAGTATTGCCAACCAAACCCCTTATGAGTACGATTTTCATTTATTGGCAGATGATCGCACCGTAAACGCCTTTGCCCTTCCTGGCGGACAAATATTTATTACCTATGCTCTCTTTTCACAACTTAACGAAGCGCAATTGGCCGGTGTACTAGGTCACGAAATTGGACATGTACTCGGACGGCATTCCGCAGAGCGTATTGCCGAAAGCACATTTTGGCAAACCTTGGCCACGGGAGCATCGGTCGGTGGCGATATGGGCAATCTGGTTGCCGGTATCGGGCAAAACACCCTGCTAACCAATGGAAGGAACGATGAATTGGAAAGCGATGAACTTGGCGTGTTGTTCATGATCGAAGCTGGGTACGACCCTTATCAAATGATCGAAGTAATGAAAATTCTAAAAGCGGCGGCAGGGCCCAATAGGGTCCCAGAATTCCAAAGCACCCATCCGGACCCCGAAAACAGAATAGAAAAAATACAAGAGGCCATCCAAAAATATTCAGGTCGATAGAATTGGCGTTTTATCGATAAAACAAGGCGGTTGACAATAATTCTGTACCTTTGAACGAACCCCGAATCCTACTATAATGTTCTCTTGATCTACCATGCTGTAAAAAGAGAGAACACATGGGAACACTATTACATTTTAAAGATCTCTATTTAGAGGCATTCGACGATTGCAGACCAAGCTTTGTAGTATTCTTTTTAAAAGGATATTCTATATTTTGCGCAGCCATGTTCGTATTGGCCGTATATGCATTTTTGTACAGAGCTTTTACTGGCTTTGAATTCTAAGCCGCGAGAAACACTCTTTTGCAAGGACACTAAATATGTAAATGAGCAAAAAAGCCCATCCAAATTGGACGGGCTTTTTTCGTTAGACGAATAAACTCCATTCTATTTTTTCTTCATAGCAGCTTCCAGTACGGCTTGGGCTTCTGTAGCATTGGATAGTTTGGCATATTTGATTGCTGTCATTCCCCCGTCGCAGCGTTTTTTAACATCCGCACCGTTATCAATAAGAACTTGCAGTACATCGGCCTTATTGTAGCGTGCGGCATAATGGATAGGTGCCTTGCCCAATGATTTTTGGTTGACATCCTCTCCAAGTTCAATAAACTTTTTTACAGTTTCTACATCGCCTTGCATAACCGCTTTGCAAAAAGCACTAAGATCATCCGGCGATTCCATTTCGATTTCCACATCTGTTTTGATGGTTTTCAGCTCGTTGGCAGAAATACCGCTTAGGGCCAACATGCAAAATGCAGCCACTGTAAAGATTGTTTTTTTCATGATGAATTGTTTTTGATTAATGAATTTACTAGTTATAAAAGTAGACTGCCTTAAAGGCAAGATGTTACAGGATTAACAGTTATATAACTAAACTTTAACAATGCCTCAAAAAAATCATAAAACTATTAACAAATTAGCAATCAGAAATTTAACGAAAAGCTAGGGGGTCCAAGCAGATCATTTTATTTTTGCAGAACAATTTTTAATTATGAGCAAAAAGGTAATTCTTATGATTTTGGATGGATGGGGAAAATCCCCGAATCCAGAAGTTTCGGCCATTGCAAAGGCCAATACACCATTTATAGATTCACTGTACACCAAATATCCCAATGCCGACCTCCACACCGATGGAATGAACGTAGGACTTCCCGAAGGGCAAATGGGAAACAGCGAGGTAGGACATATGAACCTTGGCGCGGGCAGGATTGTGTATCAAGATCTGGCCAAGATCAATAAGGCCGTAAAAGAAGATACCTTAAAAAACGAGAAAGTGCTCAAAGAAGCATTTGAATATGCAAAAGCAAACCATAAACCTGTCCATTTTTTAGGATTGGTCAGCAATGGTGGTGTACACAGCCACATCGACCATGTAAAAGCATTGATTAAGGCCGCGGACGAAAACGGCGTAAAACAATCGTTTGTACATGCCTTTACAGATGGCAGGGATGTGGACCCAAAAAGCGGAAAAGGATTTTTGGTCGACCTTAACCAATACTGCTCCGACAAAAATACCCGATTGGCCACCGTTATCGGTCGTTATTATGCCATGGACCGCGATAAGCGTTGGGAACGGGTAAAACAAGCTTATGATGTTGTTGTAAATGCCAATGGGGAAAAAGTTCAGGATATTGGCGAGGCCATGCAAAAAAGTTATGACAATGGTATTACGGACGAATTTATAAAGCCCTTGGTCCTTACCGATTCCAACAATGAGCCCATTGCAAAAATCAAAGATGGTGACGTGATCATTTTCTTCAATTTTAGGACGGACCGCGGTCGTGAGTTGACCCAAGTCCTGAGCCAGCAAGATTTCCACGAGCAAAACATGCATAAGCTGGACTTGTACTATGTGACCATGACAAATTATGATGAATCCTTTAAAGGAATCAAGATTATTTTCAACAAGGAAAACATAAAGGACACCCTTGGTGAAACCTTGGCCAAAAATGGTAAAAAACAAATTCGGATAGCTGAGACCGAAAAATATCCCCACGTTACTTTTTTCTTTAATGGTGGACGCGAGGAACCTTTTGATGGAGAAAAGCGCATTCTTTGTCCATCGCCCAAAGTTGCCACCTACGACCTCCAGCCAGAAATGAGTGCATACGAAATTCGGGACGCTATTGTTCCGGAACTACAAAAAGGTGAAGCCGATTTTGTTTGCCTCAATTTTGCAAATCCCGATATGGTTGGTCATACTGGTGTAATGGAAGCTGCCATTAAAGCCTGCGAAACTGTGGACGAATGTGCAAAAGACGTTATCAATGCAGGTTTGGAAAACGGTTACTCCACAATTGTGATAGCAGACCACGGAAACTGCGACACCATGGTAAACCCGGATGGGAGCCCAAACACGGCACACACAACAAACCCGGTGCCCCTTATTCTTGTGGACAACGAGATAAAAGTGGTTAAAAATGGTGTTCTGGGTGATATAGCTCCGACGATTCTAAAAATGTTGGAAGTACCACAACCCGAACTCATGACCCAAAAACCTTTGGTTTAATACAAATGGCTTTAAATCCATAGAATCAATTTATCTTTGCAGCTATGATCAAAGTAAAGACAGCAGAGGAAATTGAATTAATGCGCGAAAGTGCTTTAGTGGTTTCCAGAACATTGGGCATGTTGGCCAAAGAAATTAAACCCGGGGCCAATCCATTAAAACTGGATAAAATGGCCGATGAGTATATTCGTGAACAAGGTGCGATTCCGGGATTTTTAGGAATGTACGACTTCCCGAACACCCTTAATTGGAGCCCCAATGCACAAGTAGTCCACGGTATTCCCAACAACGAGCCGTTGAAGGACGGGGATATTATCTCTGTAGATTGCGGCGCTGTAAAAAATGGCTTTTATGGAGATCATGCGTATACTTTTGAAGTAGGTGAAGTG
It includes:
- a CDS encoding M15 family metallopeptidase is translated as MKRRTFIKTASASGLACAIPPIFPTFNHLDYSTEELMGKANIELFGEGINLREEAYESFLEMKKAAYSDGFDIKIVSSYRDYYRQRSIWERKYLRFTEEQGMAPLDAIDKIIEYSTIPGTSRHHWGTDIDIIDGHPKVNGDVLVPEKFGADGPYEGLKLWMDEHSEKYGFYLTYTNNPRRRGFKYEPWHYSYAPISISMLTAYRKLNILKLLQKEEFIGSEHFTTGFIKTYVQDNILDINPVLL
- a CDS encoding M48 family metalloprotease, which translates into the protein MRRGSWRIRILIGLAIVAFAFVRRCSNQEENPYTGRTQNIDMTAEQEIAIGLQSAPEMAQQHGGLYPDERLQNLVDAVGQKLVKSSIANQTPYEYDFHLLADDRTVNAFALPGGQIFITYALFSQLNEAQLAGVLGHEIGHVLGRHSAERIAESTFWQTLATGASVGGDMGNLVAGIGQNTLLTNGRNDELESDELGVLFMIEAGYDPYQMIEVMKILKAAAGPNRVPEFQSTHPDPENRIEKIQEAIQKYSGR
- a CDS encoding DUF6747 family protein; its protein translation is MGTLLHFKDLYLEAFDDCRPSFVVFFLKGYSIFCAAMFVLAVYAFLYRAFTGFEF
- a CDS encoding ankyrin repeat domain-containing protein produces the protein MKKTIFTVAAFCMLALSGISANELKTIKTDVEIEMESPDDLSAFCKAVMQGDVETVKKFIELGEDVNQKSLGKAPIHYAARYNKADVLQVLIDNGADVKKRCDGGMTAIKYAKLSNATEAQAVLEAAMKKK
- the gpmI gene encoding 2,3-bisphosphoglycerate-independent phosphoglycerate mutase, yielding MSKKVILMILDGWGKSPNPEVSAIAKANTPFIDSLYTKYPNADLHTDGMNVGLPEGQMGNSEVGHMNLGAGRIVYQDLAKINKAVKEDTLKNEKVLKEAFEYAKANHKPVHFLGLVSNGGVHSHIDHVKALIKAADENGVKQSFVHAFTDGRDVDPKSGKGFLVDLNQYCSDKNTRLATVIGRYYAMDRDKRWERVKQAYDVVVNANGEKVQDIGEAMQKSYDNGITDEFIKPLVLTDSNNEPIAKIKDGDVIIFFNFRTDRGRELTQVLSQQDFHEQNMHKLDLYYVTMTNYDESFKGIKIIFNKENIKDTLGETLAKNGKKQIRIAETEKYPHVTFFFNGGREEPFDGEKRILCPSPKVATYDLQPEMSAYEIRDAIVPELQKGEADFVCLNFANPDMVGHTGVMEAAIKACETVDECAKDVINAGLENGYSTIVIADHGNCDTMVNPDGSPNTAHTTNPVPLILVDNEIKVVKNGVLGDIAPTILKMLEVPQPELMTQKPLV